One genomic region from Candidatus Thermoplasmatota archaeon encodes:
- the arsB gene encoding ACR3 family arsenite efflux transporter has protein sequence MSGECSASCETPKKKLSFLDEFLTLWIFIAMAIGVGFGYAFPEIADILDSIKIFNVSLPIVIGLLVMMYPPLAKVRYEELGKLKEAKKMFSTSLLLNWAIGPVLMFSLAWLFLPDPSDAPLRNGLILVGIARCIAMVLVWNMLAEGDCEYCAVLVALNSVFQIVMYSVLAYFFITVMTPVVSPSSEAIVVNITMADIAKNVLIFLGIPFAAGVASWYLIARRKGRDWYDNVFAPKISPLALLGLLFTIVVMFSLQGERIIDSPDLVIRVALPLVAYFLLMFFMSFALSHRLGFTYSQGATQSFTAASNNFELAIAVAVATFGIASLEAFATVIGPLMEVPVLISLVNVALWIKRRYYGPDGRPRR, from the coding sequence ATGTCAGGAGAATGTTCGGCGTCATGCGAGACGCCAAAGAAGAAGCTGTCCTTTCTCGACGAGTTCCTAACGCTCTGGATATTCATCGCAATGGCCATCGGCGTAGGGTTTGGGTATGCATTCCCTGAGATTGCGGACATCCTCGACTCCATCAAGATCTTCAACGTCTCCTTGCCAATTGTGATCGGCCTACTGGTGATGATGTACCCCCCGCTCGCAAAGGTGCGCTACGAAGAGTTGGGTAAGCTTAAGGAGGCGAAGAAGATGTTCAGCACATCGCTCCTGCTCAACTGGGCCATCGGACCCGTACTGATGTTCTCACTCGCATGGCTGTTCCTCCCCGATCCGAGCGACGCGCCGCTTAGGAACGGCCTGATACTCGTCGGAATTGCCAGATGCATCGCGATGGTGCTCGTTTGGAACATGCTGGCGGAAGGGGACTGCGAGTACTGTGCTGTGCTCGTCGCCCTCAATTCGGTCTTCCAGATAGTGATGTACTCAGTCCTTGCCTACTTCTTCATCACCGTCATGACGCCCGTGGTCTCGCCATCTTCCGAAGCCATAGTGGTCAACATAACGATGGCCGACATCGCGAAGAACGTCCTGATATTCCTGGGGATACCGTTCGCTGCAGGTGTTGCGAGTTGGTACTTGATTGCGCGGAGGAAGGGCCGAGACTGGTACGACAATGTGTTCGCTCCGAAGATCAGTCCCTTGGCACTCCTGGGTCTCCTGTTCACGATCGTCGTGATGTTCTCGTTGCAGGGTGAGAGGATCATCGACAGTCCCGACCTGGTGATAAGAGTCGCCCTCCCACTAGTGGCCTATTTCTTGCTCATGTTCTTCATGAGCTTCGCACTGTCGCACAGGCTTGGCTTCACGTATAGCCAGGGTGCAACACAATCGTTCACCGCCGCGAGCAACAACTTCGAGCTCGCCATCGCCGTCGCAGTCGCCACATTCGGGATCGCATCTCTTGAGGCTTTCGCTACTGTCATCGGGCCCCTCATGGAAGTGCCGGTTCTGATCAGCCTCGTGAACGTCGCGCTCTGGATCAAGCGCAGGTACTACGGACCGGATGGAAGACCAAGGCGTTGA